One window of the Lytechinus variegatus isolate NC3 chromosome 3, Lvar_3.0, whole genome shotgun sequence genome contains the following:
- the LOC121411196 gene encoding glycine-rich RNA-binding protein 10-like, whose translation MTEGETTTETPTSGAEPVDEEVLTRFEEMFASRFTDADEMFQEYMNTNKEERVPPILNHYQVMKPRNQRGFGRGGYNNRRGMKRPYDGRDEWYGNDGRGRWHQENYNRQGGGWGSGYNRGGYGGGGYGNQGGYGYNQGYGNQRYGRGGYGGGGGGGGYGGRGGYGGGYGGGRGGYQGGYQQQDRSWGGNRGGRFQRGGGQQRKWEDY comes from the exons ATGACTGAAGGAGAGACCACTACAGAGACCCCGACCTCGGGAGCAGAGCCAGTTGATGAGGAGGTTCTGACAAGATTTGAGGAGATGTTTGCCTCTAGATTCACAGATGCAGATGAAATGTTCCAAGAATACATGAATACAAACAAAGAAGAACGAGTTCCACCTATCTTAAACCATTACCAAGTCATGAAGCCCAGAAATCAAAG AGGATTCGGTCGTGGCGGCTACAACAACAGGCGAGGAATGAAACGTCCATATGATGGTCGCGATGAATGGTACGGTAACGACGGCAGAGGGAGATGGCATCAAGAGAACTACAACAGACAAGGTGGTGGATGGGGCAGTGGTTACAACAGAGGAGGCTACGGTGGAGGAGGGTACGGTAACCAAGGAGGTTACGGATATAACCAAGGGTATGGAAACCAGAGGTATGGTAGGGGAGggtatggtggtggtggtggaggaggTGGATATGGGGGAAGGGGAGGATATGGAGGCGGCTACGGCGGCGGAAGGGGTGGATACCAAGGTGGTTATCAGCAACAGGACAGATCATGGGGTGGCAACCGTGGTGGAAGGTTCCAAAGAGGAGGTGGACAACAGAGGAAGTGGGaagattattga